The following are from one region of the Paenibacillus protaetiae genome:
- the yfmF gene encoding EF-P 5-aminopentanol modification-associated protein YfmF, producing MSKYAACPHYLLLPTKGAIGVTLFERGQVGRIRLHVMPTKRFKTYAISVYAGRPLKEATITETALIPFVLRRGTSSTPETKQFRERLDDMYGAGFGFDVYKRGDAQIIQFRMDVINDQFVSSESSLLASSMAFLGEVITSPALENGVFSGKYVDAEKQTLRKRLESIVNDKMRYAAERCLEEMCADEPYRLHPLGKLADIDAITPSSLYSAYKQWLDEAALDLYVVGDTTLDEVQQLAASSFHLSGGTPSGYTIPDVQHPVQEVKTVVDRLDVGQGKLNLGLRTSTGYSDPDYPALLMYNGILGGFPHSKLFINVREKESLAYYAATRLDGHKGLLTIQSGIEIANYEKALAIIKEQLESMRRGQLTELEINQTKAMIANALREQQDSAYEMTAYDFNSVLTDSNRSAEQLLDSIMAVTPDDIVRVANRIQLDTIYFLRDRKEA from the coding sequence ATGTCTAAATATGCGGCATGTCCGCATTATTTGCTGCTGCCGACGAAAGGAGCAATCGGCGTGACCTTATTCGAACGAGGACAGGTAGGAAGGATTCGGCTGCATGTGATGCCTACGAAACGGTTTAAAACGTATGCGATTTCCGTATACGCCGGCCGTCCATTAAAGGAAGCAACGATTACGGAAACAGCGCTAATTCCTTTTGTGCTTCGCAGGGGCACGTCTTCAACGCCGGAAACTAAGCAATTCAGGGAACGGCTTGACGATATGTACGGCGCAGGGTTTGGTTTCGATGTATACAAGCGGGGAGACGCCCAGATCATCCAATTTCGGATGGACGTTATTAATGACCAGTTTGTTTCATCGGAGAGCTCGCTGCTCGCTTCTTCGATGGCTTTTTTAGGAGAAGTTATAACAAGCCCGGCTTTGGAGAACGGTGTTTTTTCCGGCAAATATGTTGATGCGGAAAAACAAACGCTCCGCAAACGGCTGGAGTCGATTGTCAACGATAAAATGCGGTATGCGGCTGAACGCTGCCTCGAAGAGATGTGCGCAGATGAACCTTATCGGCTGCATCCGTTAGGCAAGCTTGCAGACATTGATGCCATAACGCCAAGCTCGCTGTACAGCGCTTATAAGCAGTGGCTGGACGAAGCGGCGCTTGATTTGTATGTCGTTGGCGATACGACGCTGGACGAAGTGCAGCAGCTCGCTGCAAGCAGCTTCCATCTGAGCGGAGGAACGCCTTCCGGCTATACGATTCCGGATGTCCAGCATCCGGTGCAAGAAGTCAAAACCGTTGTAGACCGTCTTGATGTGGGCCAAGGGAAGCTGAATTTGGGACTGCGGACGTCTACCGGCTATAGCGATCCCGATTATCCCGCCTTGCTGATGTATAACGGGATATTGGGCGGGTTTCCGCATTCCAAGCTGTTTATAAACGTGCGCGAGAAGGAAAGCTTAGCCTATTACGCCGCTACAAGGCTGGATGGCCATAAAGGTCTTCTGACCATCCAATCCGGCATTGAAATTGCCAATTACGAAAAAGCGCTTGCCATTATAAAAGAACAATTGGAGAGCATGCGGCGCGGCCAATTGACCGAACTTGAAATCAATCAGACGAAAGCGATGATCGCTAATGCGCTGCGTGAACAGCAAGATTCGGCATACGAAATGACCGCCTATGATTTCAACAGTGTGCTGACAGACAGCAATCGTTCTGCTGAGCAGCTGCTGGACAGCATTATGGCAGTTACGCCAGACGATATTGTACGGGTTGCGAACCGGATCCAGCTGGATACGATCTACTTTTTACGCGACAGGAAGGAGGCCTGA
- the yfmH gene encoding EF-P 5-aminopentanol modification-associated protein YfmH, which produces MEKLEIKAVQETLYREVLPNGLEVIVLPKEGFQKTYATFSTKYGSVDNRFSVGDEPAVSVPDGIAHFLEHKMFEEPTGDIFAVFASQGASANAFTSFDRTVYLFSATEQINANLETLINFVQNPYFTDENVNKEKGIIAQEINMYRDNPDWRVYFGLFDAMYHKHPVHIDIAGTVESIYQIDKETLYRCYRTFYHPSNMLLFVVGGVDPDNVMELVRSNQANKTFEPQGEIHRYFDEEPPSVKIPRKVTELPVSLPKMMFGFKDASVGLSGRALLEQEVVTKLMLDAFIGPSSALYQELYEKDLISDSFGSEFNSSSGYSFTVFGGDTPNPDELLAEFKKAAEKAVTEGLNPESFERSKRKKIGGYLRMLNSPESIASEYTRYRFRDSDLFDLLPLYESCTLEQANARLREHFKPEQLAISIVEQPSS; this is translated from the coding sequence ATGGAGAAGCTGGAAATTAAAGCTGTACAGGAAACATTGTACCGCGAGGTGCTTCCGAATGGCCTCGAGGTTATCGTGCTTCCGAAAGAAGGTTTTCAAAAAACATACGCCACCTTTTCAACCAAATACGGTTCGGTGGATAACCGTTTCTCCGTAGGCGATGAACCTGCTGTCAGCGTTCCGGACGGCATCGCTCATTTCCTGGAGCACAAAATGTTTGAAGAGCCGACAGGCGATATTTTTGCCGTATTTGCTTCGCAAGGCGCCTCGGCTAATGCGTTTACAAGCTTTGACCGGACGGTGTATTTATTTTCCGCCACGGAGCAGATTAACGCCAATCTGGAGACGCTGATCAATTTTGTGCAAAATCCTTATTTTACAGATGAGAATGTGAATAAGGAAAAAGGAATCATCGCACAGGAAATTAATATGTACCGCGATAATCCGGACTGGCGCGTTTATTTCGGGTTGTTCGATGCGATGTACCATAAACATCCGGTTCATATCGACATCGCCGGAACGGTCGAATCGATCTATCAGATTGATAAAGAAACGCTTTACCGCTGCTACAGAACGTTTTACCATCCTTCCAATATGCTGCTGTTTGTAGTTGGCGGGGTTGATCCGGACAACGTGATGGAGCTGGTGCGCAGCAACCAGGCAAATAAAACGTTCGAGCCGCAAGGCGAAATTCACCGGTATTTTGACGAAGAACCGCCTTCTGTCAAAATTCCGCGCAAAGTAACGGAGCTTCCGGTATCGCTGCCTAAAATGATGTTTGGCTTCAAGGATGCTTCTGTCGGCTTATCCGGCCGTGCGCTCCTGGAACAAGAGGTTGTTACAAAGCTGATGCTGGATGCGTTTATCGGGCCGAGCTCAGCCCTTTATCAGGAGCTGTACGAAAAGGATCTGATCTCCGATTCGTTCGGAAGCGAATTCAATTCCAGCAGCGGCTACTCGTTTACGGTGTTTGGAGGAGACACGCCAAATCCGGATGAGCTTCTTGCCGAGTTCAAGAAGGCTGCGGAAAAAGCGGTAACGGAAGGTTTGAATCCGGAATCGTTTGAACGTTCAAAGCGGAAAAAAATCGGCGGTTATTTGCGTATGCTCAATTCCCCTGAATCCATTGCCAGCGAGTATACGCGTTACCGGTTCCGGGACAGCGATTTATTTGATCTGCTCCCGCTTTACGAAAGCTGCACGCTGGAGCAGGCTAACGCCCGCCTAAGAGAGCACTTTAAGCCGGAGCAGCTGGCAATCTCCATCGTGGAGCAGCCAAGCAGCTAA
- the ymfI gene encoding elongation factor P 5-aminopentanone reductase, with product MGALQDMTVLITGGSRGIGASIAKRFAAEGMNIVIHYLHSHEAANETARTCLSLGANVMTISADLRSKEQLIRMKDKLTDKGMLPDVLVNNAGIAPYGLLSDVSEEEWDDVMAVNLKGMFLCSQLFMPHMISRKYGRIINVSSVWGNAGAACEVLYSTTKGGINAFTKALAKELAPSGVTVNAVAPGVVDTDMMGGFNEAEREALEQEIPVGRFAQPDEIASLVYFLALPESSYITGQIISPNGGWHT from the coding sequence ATGGGCGCTTTGCAGGACATGACCGTGCTCATAACCGGGGGAAGCCGCGGCATCGGCGCTTCGATTGCGAAGCGCTTTGCTGCGGAAGGCATGAACATCGTCATCCATTATTTGCATTCTCATGAGGCAGCCAATGAAACCGCCCGCACATGCCTAAGCCTCGGCGCTAATGTCATGACCATCTCGGCCGATTTGCGCAGCAAGGAGCAGCTGATCCGGATGAAGGATAAGCTGACGGATAAAGGAATGCTTCCGGACGTGCTTGTCAACAATGCCGGGATCGCCCCTTACGGACTGTTGTCCGATGTAAGCGAAGAAGAATGGGACGATGTAATGGCGGTGAATTTAAAAGGAATGTTTTTATGCTCTCAGCTGTTTATGCCGCATATGATTTCGCGCAAATACGGCCGGATCATTAATGTATCTTCCGTATGGGGAAACGCCGGAGCGGCATGCGAGGTGTTATATTCCACCACGAAGGGCGGAATTAATGCTTTTACCAAAGCGCTTGCAAAGGAACTTGCCCCATCCGGCGTTACGGTAAATGCCGTTGCGCCGGGCGTCGTGGATACCGATATGATGGGCGGCTTTAACGAAGCGGAGCGGGAAGCGCTGGAGCAGGAAATTCCCGTTGGCCGGTTTGCGCAGCCTGACGAAATCGCTTCGCTTGTTTATTTTTTAGCATTACCCGAGTCATCTTATATAACCGGCCAAATCATTAGTCCCAATGGGGGCTGGCATACATAA
- a CDS encoding DUF3243 domain-containing protein has protein sequence MSTTVLTRFSTWKHFLAERVEQAKKMGMSEDTISNLAFEIGSFLDEKVDPKNDEERLLKEIWDCGDEDERKVISRLMVRLAQKS, from the coding sequence ATGTCTACAACAGTTCTTACTCGTTTTTCTACTTGGAAGCATTTTTTAGCTGAACGTGTGGAGCAAGCGAAAAAAATGGGGATGAGTGAGGATACGATTTCAAACCTGGCGTTCGAAATCGGTTCTTTCTTGGATGAAAAAGTTGACCCGAAAAACGATGAAGAACGTCTCTTGAAGGAAATTTGGGATTGCGGCGACGAAGATGAACGCAAAGTCATTTCCCGACTGATGGTAAGGCTTGCACAAAAATCGTAG
- a CDS encoding DUF3388 domain-containing protein: protein MEKKQWYFEYKIHKNRPGLLGDIASMLGMLEVNIMTINGVEDRTRGMLLQTNDEEKIELLGKMLRKVDNITVNKLRTPTIVDILAVRHGRYIERDSDDRKTFRFTRDELGILVDFLGEVFKRDGNQVIGLRGMPRVGKTESIIAGSVCSNKRWAFVSSTLLRQTVRSQLSEEEMNPNNIFIIDGIVSTIRSNEKHYQLLQEIMSMPSTKVIEHPDIFVKESHFDYSHFDIIIELRNTPDEEISYELFTTNYTDEF from the coding sequence GTGGAGAAAAAACAATGGTATTTTGAATATAAAATACATAAAAACCGGCCAGGGTTGCTTGGCGACATTGCTTCTATGCTGGGGATGCTGGAAGTCAACATTATGACCATCAATGGCGTCGAGGACAGAACCCGCGGTATGCTTTTGCAAACAAATGATGAAGAAAAAATCGAATTGCTTGGCAAAATGCTTCGTAAAGTGGACAATATTACGGTAAATAAGCTCCGTACGCCAACGATTGTGGACATTTTGGCTGTTCGCCACGGCCGTTATATTGAACGGGATTCCGATGACCGGAAGACGTTCCGTTTTACACGGGATGAGCTGGGCATTCTGGTCGATTTTCTGGGCGAAGTGTTTAAGCGGGACGGCAATCAGGTTATCGGATTAAGAGGGATGCCGCGCGTCGGGAAAACCGAATCCATCATTGCGGGAAGCGTCTGCTCGAATAAACGCTGGGCGTTTGTGTCCTCTACGCTTCTTCGTCAAACCGTGCGAAGCCAGCTGTCCGAGGAAGAAATGAACCCGAATAATATTTTTATTATTGACGGTATCGTCAGCACAATCCGTTCCAATGAAAAGCATTATCAGCTGCTGCAGGAGATCATGTCCATGCCTTCCACGAAAGTGATTGAGCATCCGGATATTTTCGTGAAAGAGTCTCATTTTGACTACAGCCATTTCGATATTATTATTGAGCTTCGCAATACGCCGGACGAAGAAATTTCGTACGAATTGTTTA